Within the Granulicella sibirica genome, the region TGTGCAGAAGCGAGTTATACGTGATGTCCTTCGAGAGTCGCGCCGCGCCTGCGGGATCCGGCGTGGCCCCCGAGACAGCCTTCAGATCCGCCGCCAACGCCCCTGTCTTTAGTTTCGCTATGCTGGCGAAGTAGGCCCGCGTCACCTCGTTCGTCTCCAGCGGAAACGGCGTATGCTCCAGCCGGATCAGTGCCTCGGCTACGTGGTAGATCGCATTATCCGGCCGTGGCAGCGAGCTATGCCCGCCCGGGTTGGTCGACGTCACGCGATAGTCGGCGTACAGCTTCTCCGTCGCCTCGACGCCCATGCTCGTCGCCTTGCCCGCGTCGAGCTCCGGTCCACCCGCATCAGGATTGATCGCGAACGTAGCGTCCACAAGGTCACGATGATTCTTCAGCAGCCAGTCAACCCCATTCGACTTGCCGCCTTCCTCATCCGCGGTCAGGGCAAGGATCAGGTCACGATCCGGAACGAATCCCTCGCGCTTCAGGCGAAGAAACGCGTCAATCATCGCCGCACCGGAGTCCTTCATATCCTGCGTGCCGCGCCCGTAGAAGTACCCATCCTTCTCGACAAGCTGAAAGGGATCGGTCGTCCAGTCACTGCGCTTCGCCTCGACAACGTCCAAATGCCCGATCAGCAGAATCGGCTTCAGTGCCGACCCCGTACGCCCCCGGTACCGAGCCACCATGTTGTCCTTGCGCCCCTTATTCTCAGCCGGAGTATCCGGGCCAAGGACGACAACATCGGCCGCCGGGAAACCCGCGTCGAGAAGCCTCTTCTGCATTGCCTTCGCCGACGTCGACACGTTCCCCACCGAATCCGTCGTGTTGATCTCGATAAGCTGTTGAAGCAACTCACGCGCCAGCGGCTTCTCCGAGGCAGGAAGCGTAGCCTGCGCACGCAGCACGACAGGGCTCAACAAGGTAGGCAGAAGCAGGGAAGCCAGTCTCAGTCTCATGCGTTCAAAATCCTTTGGTCGGTCGATTCTAGTTATCCTCGCACGAACGCCAAAAGAGAAAGGACGCGCAACTCGTAAGAGTCACGCGTCCTCGATTGCTTCAGTTGGATGGAAGCCTTAGCGCCGGTATCCTCCGCCGCCGCCATGGCCTCCGCCTTCCCCGCCACGAGAGCCTCCACCGCTGGGAGCGCTCTGTGCACTTGGAGCCGAGAAGCTCCGCGTTTGCGGTTGAGCCTGCGGAGCCGGGCTGCTGGCAGGCCGGCTGTAGTTCTGCGCTGGCTGGCTCTGCGTCGGACGGCTATAGTTCTGCTGTCCGCTAGGCTGCGGATACCCGCCCTGCCTCTGACCAAAGCTTTGCTGTCCGCCCTGCTGGCGTCCATTGTTCTGCTCTCCGAAGTTCTGCGGAGTCGCAGGCCTCTGGTAGCCGTTCTGCACAGCAAACCCACGCTGCGTCGAATCGCCACCACCATAAGCAGGCCGGTTTACATTCTGATTCCCGCCTTGATCCCCGCCCTGACCGAACCCGTTCTGCTGGGCTGTCCGGTTCTGGAAGTTGCCTCCGTTGTTGCTCGGCTGCGCCACGCGGTTCTGAAAATTCCCGTTATCGCGATTCGGCTGCGCGACCCGGTTCTGGAAGTTCCCACGATCGAACTCGCGTCCATTCACAGCCGCTCCACGATTCCCGGCAAACCCCCGACCTGCACCCGGATGATCGTCGAACGCCCGTCCACCGGGGTGATCATTCCCACCACGGTACGGCGTGTTGTAGACGTTGTGAATCCGGTTGAAGTCCAGGTGGTTGTAGCCCCGGTTATAGAAGAAGCGGCCGCTATTCCAGTAACCGCCATAGAAACCCGCCCCGAAGTAGCCGAAGCCGTAGTTGATCCCGCCGTAGTAGCCAACGGTTGGTCCCCAGTACCCGGCGTTCCACACGTAGGCGTTGTTGTCATAACCCCAATATCCGGGAGTCCAGAGGGCGTTCTCGTAAGGAGCCTCGACCCACGCGCCATCGACCCAGAAGTAGCCGTCGTCGCCATAGGCCCAGTATCCCGGCGTCCAGATGTACCCGTCGCCAGGGCAAAGCGGCTGTTCGTAGACAGGGATCACCGGGGGCGCGATGCCGACGGAGAGGAAGATGCGGGCATGAGCTGCTGCGGGGGCGATGAGCGCGGCAGCGAGAACTGCGGCGCCGAGTGTTCTTTTGACCAGGTTCGTGATGTTTTTCATGCTTCCCCTAACCGGGCGTTGCGGTAAAACCGCGACTGCGCGCCGAACGGATTTCCGGCCCGGTCTATCGTCTACCGGGTCCAGTGATCCTGTCCATAGAAACACGATGTCGTTCGATATGTTGCGGATAGCCCCGGCGCACTTTGTCCGCGCCTAGAAATCCGCGTCGTCGAAATCTTCCGGCTTGAACGGCTCATACGGCACCACCGATGTGTCCGCCTCCGGAATATCGAGGCTGCTCTCCGAGATCACCACCGTCTTCGCGTTCAAAAACTCTCGCATCCCCGCCGCCGACAACTCCCGCCCATATCCCGACCGCTTGATCCCCCCGAACGGCAGCGCCGGGTCGCTCACCACCATCGAGTTCACGTACACCATCCCGCATTCCAGCTCCGCGATCAGCCTCTGCTGCTCCATCGCCTCTCGCGTCCACACCGAAGCCCCAAGCCCAAACGGCGTATCGTTCGCAAGCGCAATCGCCTCATCCATGTTCTTCACCCGGAAGAGCATCGCCACGGGCCCAAAGATCTCCTCGCGAAACACCGAAGCCGTCCTCGGCACATCCGCCAGAACCGTCGGCTCGAAGTAGTTGCCCTTGCCCAGCATCTTGGCCCCACCCGTCAGCAGCCGCGCTCCCGCGTCCACCGCCGCCTTCACCTGCGACTCGACGCCCGCAAGTATCCCCGCCGTTGCCAGCGGTCCAAGGTCCGTAGCCTCCTGCATCGGATCGCCCACCCGGATCGACTCCATTCCGTCCACGAACCGTGCCGTGAACTCCTCGTACACCTCGTCCACCACGATGAATCGCTTCGCCGCAATGCACGACTGCCCTGAATTGATGCACCGCGCCTGCACCGCCGTCTCGGCCGCCAGCTTGATATCGGCCGATCCCATCACCACAAACGGATCGCTGCCGCCAAGCTCGAGCACAGACTTCTTGATCAGCCAACTCGCCAGCGCGCCCACTGCCTTCCCCGCCTGCGGACTCCCCGTGACGGTCACGGCGACGATGCGCTTGTCGCTCAGGATGCCTTCCACCTGTGGCACCTCTACCAGCATCGCCTGCAGGGTCCCGCGCGGAAAGCCCGCGCGCCGCACCAGCGATTCGATCGCCAGCGCGCACTGCGGGACATTCGGAGCATGCTTCAACACCCCCACATTCCCAGCCATCAGCGCCGGAGCCAGGAAGCGAAACACCTGCCAGAACGGGAAGTTCCATGGCATCACCGCAAGCACTGGCCCAAGCGGCTCCCATCGCACATAGCTGTGGTTCTGCGGAGTAGCGATAACCTCCGGCGCAAGCATCAACGCTGCGTGATCGGCATAGTATCGGCACACTGCCGCGCACTTCGCGATCTCGGCCCGTGCTGCCTTGATCGGCTTGCCCATCTC harbors:
- a CDS encoding YXWGXW repeat-containing protein, whose amino-acid sequence is MKNITNLVKRTLGAAVLAAALIAPAAAHARIFLSVGIAPPVIPVYEQPLCPGDGYIWTPGYWAYGDDGYFWVDGAWVEAPYENALWTPGYWGYDNNAYVWNAGYWGPTVGYYGGINYGFGYFGAGFYGGYWNSGRFFYNRGYNHLDFNRIHNVYNTPYRGGNDHPGGRAFDDHPGAGRGFAGNRGAAVNGREFDRGNFQNRVAQPNRDNGNFQNRVAQPSNNGGNFQNRTAQQNGFGQGGDQGGNQNVNRPAYGGGDSTQRGFAVQNGYQRPATPQNFGEQNNGRQQGGQQSFGQRQGGYPQPSGQQNYSRPTQSQPAQNYSRPASSPAPQAQPQTRSFSAPSAQSAPSGGGSRGGEGGGHGGGGGYRR
- a CDS encoding M20/M25/M40 family metallo-hydrolase, giving the protein MRLRLASLLLPTLLSPVVLRAQATLPASEKPLARELLQQLIEINTTDSVGNVSTSAKAMQKRLLDAGFPAADVVVLGPDTPAENKGRKDNMVARYRGRTGSALKPILLIGHLDVVEAKRSDWTTDPFQLVEKDGYFYGRGTQDMKDSGAAMIDAFLRLKREGFVPDRDLILALTADEEGGKSNGVDWLLKNHRDLVDATFAINPDAGGPELDAGKATSMGVEATEKLYADYRVTSTNPGGHSSLPRPDNAIYHVAEALIRLEHTPFPLETNEVTRAYFASIAKLKTGALAADLKAVSGATPDPAGAARLSKDITYNSLLHTTCVATMMTAGHAPNALPGSAIANVNCRIFPGHSQEEIRKELIRIFADPSLKVQYMTDGGEVLDQGSDRKSMAPPPLNPEVFGPLEATVKAMWPEIPIIPRMETGASDSIYTMNAGIPSYGFSGMGIDHDDDRAHGRDERIRVVDYYTGVQFEYLYLKALTSH
- a CDS encoding NAD-dependent succinate-semialdehyde dehydrogenase; this translates as MAIESINPATGALIRSFPALTDEAIQQRLALAAEAFAAYRRVPLAHRTLCMRKLAAILDQEVDDLAALITTEMGKPIKAARAEIAKCAAVCRYYADHAALMLAPEVIATPQNHSYVRWEPLGPVLAVMPWNFPFWQVFRFLAPALMAGNVGVLKHAPNVPQCALAIESLVRRAGFPRGTLQAMLVEVPQVEGILSDKRIVAVTVTGSPQAGKAVGALASWLIKKSVLELGGSDPFVVMGSADIKLAAETAVQARCINSGQSCIAAKRFIVVDEVYEEFTARFVDGMESIRVGDPMQEATDLGPLATAGILAGVESQVKAAVDAGARLLTGGAKMLGKGNYFEPTVLADVPRTASVFREEIFGPVAMLFRVKNMDEAIALANDTPFGLGASVWTREAMEQQRLIAELECGMVYVNSMVVSDPALPFGGIKRSGYGRELSAAGMREFLNAKTVVISESSLDIPEADTSVVPYEPFKPEDFDDADF